The Xylocopa sonorina isolate GNS202 chromosome 11, iyXylSono1_principal, whole genome shotgun sequence genome includes the window CCATCCGACTCGACTCGGCTCGTTTAGCCTCGCGTCCTATTCCACTTACTCTTTAATCTTCGTCTGATACTCAACGATATCGACGATCTTCGTCTGCACGTGCCTCTCGTCGGTGTCCGTGCGATCTGTCAGCTCGAGCATTTTGCCGATCAAAATTCGTAACATGGCGCAAATGTGCAGACAGAGGATCGTGAAGATGCCAACGGTGCCGCTCAATATCGAATAGCTGACCAGTCCGCTGAAAACCTGCAGCGCGAACACTATCTCGTAGTAGGGCGTCGTTTGTACGTCGAAGAGGGTGATGTGAGTCGCGCATGGTAGCATCCTGATGGTGGTGTTATCCGGGAGCACGATCCTCCCCTTGGAGAGCGGAATTATCGCTCGATTGGACAGACCACTGGTGTACACGGTCATAGTGACCAGGAACATCACCGTGTAACCAACTTCCGCTTTTGCTCGCAACACCTGGCGGTTCTCTTCCGTCGCGCTCAACCAGTCCTCTCTTATCCTGAACAACGCGTCCCTCAGCTCCTTCATGCGGTACAAAATCACGATATACTTGCCCAGTTGACCGCTGCTGAAGATGAACGGCAACAACAGACCCAGCTTCCTTCTGCCGCTCTTCTCCTTCAGAAACACGTACAGAATGCCGGGGACCAGGACCAGGAATTGTAAAACAAGAGCTATGGTCACTGTGGACCATCGTAAGAGTCTCGCGGCGAGAGACGCGTCCACAGCGCTTGGCCAGATGCCAAGCAACGTCATAACCGGTTGCACTAGTCGCAGGGCGTGTTTCAAGTCCTGTTCAGGGGTTCTCGTTTGCGCCATTTCGAGGATCGAATGCTGGCCGTCGACTGGGCACGCTCGCGTGCCGTGGCGCGGGTCTAATCGCGCTCGagtttataaaatgttaaacgTCCACCCCCTAGATTTAGAATGTTGCGCGATATCGACGGGTGGCGGTGAACGTGTGCGTGCTGAGAACTTTCGAGCGCTCGTGAAACTAACATCGACCGGTTGTTTATTGAGATGATCGCGTTCGTTCGCGAGTGATTACACGTTTCGAAAAATTCGAAGAACGGGTAAGTAAATTGGTTGAAATTACTGGTTCGAAGTTTCTATGCGCGGGTCGGGTTGCTCGATCGACGCGGACTCCCGCACGCGGGTTACAGATTTATCGTGTCACCAGCGGGTTTTCTGATCGCTCGAGGAACTTTATTGCAAATGTTTCGTGTCTGATGGAGTATGATTAATTATGTTTTTAGAAAACGAGgttcattattaatatta containing:
- the LOC143429299 gene encoding odorant receptor 4-like is translated as MAQTRTPEQDLKHALRLVQPVMTLLGIWPSAVDASLAARLLRWSTVTIALVLQFLVLVPGILYVFLKEKSGRRKLGLLLPFIFSSGQLGKYIVILYRMKELRDALFRIREDWLSATEENRQVLRAKAEVGYTVMFLVTMTVYTSGLSNRAIIPLSKGRIVLPDNTTIRMLPCATHITLFDVQTTPYYEIVFALQVFSGLVSYSILSGTVGIFTILCLHICAMLRILIGKMLELTDRTDTDERHVQTKIVDIVEYQTKIKEFISNVELITQYLCFVEIIEDTSFMCIVGYCIILVRARLRSIAIRSFCGSRDCSIVFQEWKNQNITATIVFMWVMVTCVCFTFSICYVGQLLVDESGNLERTSNTLSWYRLPSRKARSLVPVIIMSNSPIKLTAAKVVEVSLSTFSDIVKASVGYLNILRTVI